In Castor canadensis chromosome 11, mCasCan1.hap1v2, whole genome shotgun sequence, a single genomic region encodes these proteins:
- the Gjc1 gene encoding gap junction gamma-1 protein, with protein sequence MSWSFLTRLLEEIHNHSTFVGKIWLTVLIVFRIVLTAVGGESIYYDEQSKFVCNTEQPGCENVCYDAFAPLSHVRFWVFQIILVATPSVMYLGYAIHKIAKMEHGEADKKAARSKPYAMRWKQHRALEETEEDHEEDPMMYPEMELESEKENKEQSQPKPKHDGRRRIREDGLMKIYVLQLLARTVFEVGFLIGQYFLYGFQVHPFYVCSRRPCPHKIDCFISRPTEKTIFLLIMYAVTGLCLLLNIWEMLHLGFGTIRDSLNSKRRELEDPGAYNYPFTWNTPSAPPGYNIAVKPDQIQYTELSNAKIAYKQNKANIAQEQQYGSHEEHLPADLETLQREIRMAQERLDLAIQAYHHQNNPHGPREKKVKMGSKAGSNKSSASSKSGDGKTSVWI encoded by the coding sequence ATGAGTTGGAGCTTCCTGACTCGCCTGCTAGAAGAGATCCACAACCATTCTACATTTGTAGGGAAGATCTGGCTCACTGTATTGATTGTCTTCCGAATCGTCCTGACAGCAGTAGGAGGAGAGTCCATCTATTATGATGAGCAAAGCAAATTTGTGTGCAACACAGAGCAGCCAGGCTGTGAGAATGTCTGCTATGATGCCTTTGCACCGCTCTCTCATGTGCGCTTCTGGGTGTTCCAGATCATCCTGGTGGCAACTCCTTCTGTGATGTACCTGGGCTATGCCATTCATAAGATTGCCAAAATGGAGCATGGTGAAGCAGACAAGAAGGCAGCTCGTAGCAAACCCTATGCAATGCGTTGGAAACAGCACCGGGCTCTGGAAGAGACAGAAGAGGATCATGAAGAGGATCCCATGATGTATCCAGAAATGGAATtagaaagtgagaaagaaaataaagaacagagcCAACCAAAACCCAAGCATGATGGCCGACGACGGATTCGGGAGGATGGACTCATGAAAATCTATGTACTGCAGTTGCTGGCACGGACTGTGTTTGAGGTGGGTTTTCTAATAGGGCAGTATTTCCTATATGGCTTCCAAGTCCACCCATTTTATGTGTGCAGCAGACGTCCTTGCCCTCATAAGATAGACTGCTTTATTTCTCGACCCACTGAAAAGACCATCTTCCTTCTGATAATGTACGCTGTCACAGGCCTCTGCTTGCTGCTTAACATTTGGGAGATGCTTCATTTAGGGTTTGGGACCATTCGAGACTCACTCAATAGTAAGAGGAGGGAACTTGAAGATCCGGGTGCTTATAATTATCCTTTCACATGGAATACGCCATCTGCTCCCCCTGGCTATAACATTGCTGTCAAACCAGATCAAATCCAGTACACTGAATTGTCCAATGCTAAGATTGCCTACAAGCAAAACAAAGCCAACATCGCCCAGGAACAGCAGTATGGCAGCCATGAGGAACACCTCCCAGCTGACCTAGAGACTCTGCAGCGAGAGATCAGAATGGCTCAGGAACGCTTGGATCTAGCAATCCAGGCCTACCATCACCAAAACAACCCTCATGGTCCTCgggaaaaaaaggttaaaatgggGTCCAAAGCTGGGTCCAACAAAAGCAGTGCTAGTAGCAAATCAGGGGATGGGAAGACCTCTGTCTGGATTTAA